Proteins encoded within one genomic window of Anopheles gambiae chromosome 3, idAnoGambNW_F1_1, whole genome shotgun sequence:
- the LOC1279670 gene encoding probable serine hydrolase, translating to MSEPTTSNGTNVSTLRPIEEIEIPVPWGIIAGKWWGSRLKQPVLALHGWQDNAGSFDRLCPLLPAEVPILAIDLPGHGKSSHYPKGMHYFIFWDGITLIRRIVKYFGWTKVTLLGHSLGGALSFMYAASFPDDVERFISIDIAGPTVRDHHKTAASTGDCIDKFLHYETLPESKMPCYGYDEMIDLVLAAYDGSVDYDSVEVLMRRGMALAPAHFNKDGYHFARDLRLKVALLGMFSMEQVLAYAERIKCKVLNIRADPGMKFDNPEVYPKVMDVLKRTASEVAYYEIPGSHHLHLVTPDRVSKQISEFLLK from the exons ATGAGTGAGCCTACAACGTCGAATG GTACTAATGTATCTACGTTGCGTCCTATAGAAGAAATAGAAATTCCAGTCCCCTGGGGTATCATAGCAG GTAAATGGTGGGGATCCCGTCTAAAACAACCTGTTCTAGCACTCCATGGTTGGCAGGACAACGCAGGCTCATTTGATCGTCTTTGCCCTTTGTTGCCTGCTGAGGTCCCAATTCTTGCTATCGATCTTCCGGGTCACGGTAAATCGTCACATTATCCCAAAGGCATGCACTATTTCATCTTCTGGGACGGAATCACGTTGATTCGGCGCatagtgaaatattttggcTGGACTAAAGTAACGCTCCTGGGTCATTCGCTAGGAGGCGCGTTGAGCTTCATGTATGCTGCTAGTTTTCCAGATGACGTAGAGCGATTTATTAGCATTGATATTGCTGGACCGACGGTGCGAGATCATCATAAAACGGCCGCTAGTACTGGAGACTGTATTGATAAATTTTTACATTACGAAACGCTACCTGAATCTAAAATGCCCTGTTATGGATACGACGAGATGATCGATCTGGTTTTGGCAGCCTACGATGGCTCGGTGGATTACGACTCTGTCGAAGTGTTAATGCGGCGTGGTATGGCTCTTGCTCCAGCACATTTCAATAAGGATGGTTATCATTTTGCTAGAGATCTCCGTTTGAAAGTGGCGCTGTTGGGTATGTTTTCGATGGAGCAAGTACTTGCATATGCGGAGCGTATAAAATGTAAGGTTTTAAATATACGTGCCGATCCTGGAATGAAGTTCGATAACCCTGAAGTTTATCCAAAAGTTATGGATGTGCTTAAACGAACTGCATCAGAAGTAGCATATTATGAAATTCCTGGGTCACATCATTTGCATCTTGTAACACCAGATAGGGTATCAAAACAAATTAGTGAATTTCTATTGAAGTAA
- the LOC133393819 gene encoding uncharacterized protein LOC133393819 — translation MVKDLDFIQDINEKYGGLQFELHGKLEEIVKMEHSLQVNEAKTNDKSKTGKVESFSYSTETMKRRNHELLKSLEISKARLRSRATFSPLEAILQKAIGNYLKETSLVPCSTKKVYGPTYV, via the exons ATGGTAAAAGATCTAGACTTTATACAAGATATCAATGAAAAATATGGCGGGTTACAGTTCGAATTACACGGAAAACTTGAAGAAAT TGTGAAAatggaacactcgctgcaagtaaatgaagcaaaaaccaATGACAAATCCAAAACTGGTAAAGTTGAATCTTTCAGCTACTCGACGGAAACAATGAAGCGAAGGAATCATGAACTGTTGAAATCGTTGGAAATTTCCAAAGCCAGACTACGGTCTCGTGCTACTTTTAGCCCGTTGGAAGCGATTTTACAGAAGGCGATTGGAAATTATCTGAAAGAAACTTCGCTAGTTCCatgcagcacaaaaaaagtgTACGGGCCCACCTATGTTTAA